Proteins co-encoded in one Patescibacteria group bacterium genomic window:
- a CDS encoding B12-binding domain-containing radical SAM protein codes for MKILLINPPTFNMLPTMLPRSVDEARGYNPPLGLLYLAAYLQKNSEHQVEILDCQVEELNYKQIEEKIKENAPDAIGLTTMTFTLIDVLNIVKIAKKINPEIKTILGGPHVDIYPEETINQPGVDYLVLGEGEKPLKGLLDNINSLNNLRQVKGVVFKDNNKIVNTGRAELNQDLDSLPFPARRLTPYQKYSSVLSKVSPVTTMFTSRGCPYKCLFCDRPHLGKFFRARSAKNVVDEMEECQKMGIKEILIYDDTFTVKRQRVIDICLEIQKRNLKIDWDVRARVDTVDKELLEIMKDSGCQRIHYGVEAGTQKILNVLRKGITLEQVEKAFKLSRKIGLETLAYFMIGSPTETKEDILETIKFAKKINPDFTHITITTPFPATDLYRMGLEQKIWPNDHWQKFAERPRADFLPPVWEKNLNKEELVSLNQKAYRAFYFRPKYLLKRLFKLTSLEELKRKSKAAWGMLKI; via the coding sequence ATGAAAATCCTGTTAATTAATCCTCCAACTTTTAATATGCTTCCAACAATGCTTCCCCGCTCTGTTGATGAAGCCCGCGGATACAATCCCCCTTTGGGGCTTTTATATTTAGCCGCCTATCTGCAAAAAAACAGCGAACACCAGGTTGAGATACTTGACTGCCAGGTGGAAGAATTGAATTACAAACAGATAGAAGAAAAAATAAAAGAAAACGCCCCAGACGCTATTGGATTAACCACGATGACTTTTACTTTGATTGATGTTCTTAATATCGTTAAAATAGCGAAAAAAATAAATCCCGAAATCAAAACAATCTTAGGCGGTCCGCATGTTGATATTTATCCCGAAGAAACAATCAATCAACCCGGTGTTGATTATTTGGTTTTAGGAGAAGGTGAAAAACCATTAAAGGGCTTGCTGGATAATATAAATTCTCTTAATAATTTACGGCAAGTTAAAGGCGTTGTTTTTAAGGATAATAATAAAATAGTTAATACCGGACGAGCTGAATTAAATCAAGATTTAGATTCCCTGCCTTTCCCCGCCCGCCGCTTAACACCCTACCAAAAATATTCTTCTGTTCTAAGCAAAGTCAGCCCCGTCACAACCATGTTTACTTCGCGAGGATGCCCTTACAAGTGCCTCTTCTGCGACCGCCCTCATTTAGGAAAATTTTTCAGAGCCCGTTCCGCTAAAAATGTGGTTGATGAAATGGAAGAATGTCAAAAAATGGGCATCAAAGAAATACTTATCTACGACGACACTTTTACCGTCAAACGGCAAAGGGTCATAGATATTTGTTTAGAAATTCAAAAAAGAAATTTGAAAATAGATTGGGATGTCCGCGCTAGAGTGGACACAGTAGACAAAGAACTTCTTGAAATAATGAAAGATAGCGGCTGCCAAAGAATTCATTATGGCGTAGAAGCGGGCACCCAAAAAATCCTTAATGTTTTAAGAAAAGGAATTACTTTAGAACAGGTTGAAAAAGCATTCAAGTTGAGTAGAAAAATCGGACTTGAAACCCTCGCCTATTTTATGATTGGCTCGCCGACCGAGACAAAAGAAGATATTTTAGAAACAATTAAATTTGCCAAAAAAATTAATCCTGATTTTACCCACATTACCATTACCACCCCCTTCCCCGCCACCGATTTATATCGCATGGGGCTAGAACAAAAGATTTGGCCTAATGACCACTGGCAAAAATTCGCCGAACGCCCGCGCGCCGATTTTCTCCCCCCTGTTTGGGAAAAAAATCTGAATAAAGAAGAACTGGTCTCGCTCAACCAAAAAGCGTATCGCGCTTTTTACTTCCGACCAAAATACCTTCTCAAAAGATTATTTAAACTAACATCCCTTGAGGAATTAAAAAGAAAAAGCAAAGCCGCCTGGGGAATGCTAAAAATATAA
- a CDS encoding flippase-like domain-containing protein encodes MKKYSFLIGIIIFILIIARLDFRELIIVLSDINYFYLFLGFLLLFPIITTKVYRWNYLMKKQNINYSFKEALLMYGSGMYIGIITPGRVGDFTKIAYLKNDHCSLGKSAVSVILDRVFDLLFLAIFGYLGLFLFFSLFKNLIFILTFILIFGLILLIIFLRTDSHKTLLKKMFNLIVPVKYQNSWRVNLRDFINGLKVYKVYNYLFVFLITGFSWLIYYFQTFLLIKSVHINNISFLYASVAISIVGLAGLLPISILGVGTREAILILLFSFFSISQETTVSFALLTLLIAVSTGLICSICWLIKPIQFSKIC; translated from the coding sequence ATGAAAAAATATTCTTTTTTAATCGGCATCATAATTTTTATTTTAATAATCGCCCGATTAGATTTCCGCGAACTGATTATTGTTTTAAGCGATATCAATTATTTTTATCTTTTTTTAGGGTTTCTGTTGTTGTTTCCTATAATAACGACCAAAGTTTATCGTTGGAATTATTTAATGAAAAAGCAGAATATTAATTATTCTTTTAAGGAAGCTCTTTTAATGTACGGTTCTGGAATGTATATAGGAATTATTACGCCCGGCCGCGTAGGCGACTTTACCAAAATCGCTTATTTAAAAAACGACCATTGCTCTTTGGGAAAATCGGCCGTAAGCGTTATTTTAGACCGAGTGTTTGATTTGCTTTTTTTAGCGATATTCGGTTATCTGGGTCTTTTTTTATTTTTTTCGCTTTTTAAGAATCTTATTTTTATATTAACTTTCATTTTAATTTTTGGTTTAATTTTATTAATTATCTTTTTAAGGACTGACTCCCATAAAACGCTTCTTAAAAAAATGTTTAATTTAATAGTTCCCGTTAAATATCAAAATTCATGGAGAGTCAATTTACGGGACTTTATTAACGGATTAAAGGTTTACAAAGTTTATAATTATCTGTTTGTCTTTTTAATCACTGGTTTTTCTTGGTTGATTTATTATTTCCAAACATTTCTTTTGATTAAAAGCGTTCATATTAATAACATTTCTTTTCTGTACGCGTCTGTCGCCATAAGCATCGTCGGATTAGCCGGTCTTTTGCCTATTTCAATTTTGGGGGTGGGCACCCGAGAAGCTATTTTAATTTTGCTTTTTTCGTTTTTTTCCATTAGTCAGGAAACAACTGTCAGTTTTGCTCTTTTAACCTTATTAATAGCCGTCTCAACTGGACTAATCTGCTCTATCTGCTGGTTGATTAAACCTATCCAGTTTTCTAAAATATGTTAA
- a CDS encoding class I SAM-dependent methyltransferase: MLNNLSKILCSKDYKIIDGVFVFEKEKIKEYKILEKAPSDNPFKYSLHFWLYKKYLRNYLKAKPNDLILDIGCGIGHSLDYLSRFSNNLVGIDTDLTSLLYARKTTQAKYVLTKAEKLPFKDNTFDKIISFNVLEHINNDQEAIKEMRRVAKNGAEILIWVPSLEGPRTDSKLKKLMHEEESGDEKHFRDGYYMNDLKKLLIKNGIEVIKSRHTIFLFAELFTELTKFFYSKKQKKYQRQTDIFNVTESKLFAFYKTIMPLIARVALLEDFLFSYSKKGHALVVKGIVNK; encoded by the coding sequence ATGTTAAATAATCTCTCAAAAATACTTTGTTCGAAAGATTATAAAATTATAGATGGTGTTTTTGTTTTTGAGAAAGAAAAGATTAAAGAATACAAAATTCTTGAAAAAGCGCCATCCGACAATCCATTTAAATATTCTCTTCATTTTTGGCTTTATAAGAAATATTTAAGGAATTATTTAAAAGCAAAACCTAATGATTTAATCTTAGACATCGGTTGCGGAATAGGACACTCCTTGGATTATTTAAGCCGATTTTCAAATAATTTAGTCGGCATAGATACCGACCTGACTTCTCTGCTCTACGCGCGAAAAACAACTCAAGCCAAATATGTTTTAACCAAGGCGGAAAAACTACCATTCAAAGACAATACTTTCGACAAAATAATCAGTTTTAATGTTTTAGAGCATATTAATAATGACCAAGAAGCCATCAAAGAAATGAGAAGAGTCGCGAAAAACGGAGCAGAAATATTAATTTGGGTCCCATCTCTTGAAGGACCAAGAACAGATTCAAAATTAAAAAAATTAATGCACGAAGAAGAAAGTGGCGACGAAAAACATTTCAGAGATGGCTATTATATGAACGACCTTAAAAAACTTTTAATTAAAAATGGTATTGAAGTTATAAAGTCCCGTCATACTATATTTCTTTTTGCCGAACTTTTCACGGAACTGACTAAATTTTTTTATTCAAAGAAACAAAAAAAATACCAGCGTCAAACTGATATATTTAATGTCACGGAAAGCAAACTTTTTGCTTTTTACAAAACAATTATGCCCCTAATAGCGCGAGTCGCGTTATTAGAAGATTTTTTATTTTCTTATTCTAAAAAAGGACATGCCTTGGTGGTTAAAGGAATAGTTAATAAATAA
- a CDS encoding glycosyltransferase family 39 protein, with protein MSQKILNSKIKHFLLVGLFLAAVFVSAVVVWRAPALFKGYTAYTVSPNALIARNLYLVDSFSIENDLNVLLSSNLVEEEGHLSRFGNKLTSFSYAEVFKFTGFPSESRFLLLSVIIHALTLLIFTIVVLYLFNIKTALIFSLIYVFIPFNWQLPYYFGNYEFALFFSSLFFLFYFLGTNENKNYFYLVISGVFLALAGLSKETFLLIVPFLFFYLLFYKKKLALTYILIPFVIIFAVFWLPSATENTNIKLLFTETSEETKSSDFASYGHLFPDPYTYHFKFDEFIGNIQNQIENNELDLSSEVYFKKNMSNLAFGRINPFDRLMVGTMMLSKHISKFFSLEGIGGAFVFLLILIGGAAIRRKNKDLYYFIFYWIISSILIFSYAVLVSRSHLMDFGWALSLLITLGILSLSEAIANYFGLKGKKLIVVYAVIVMLVSYNFVLVGHVVWNNIYDHNTNLVIKSYAQEIEKMNISDEDIIAVNLNPSEINNLNYMTDKSLISFQEKTVEDLLEENKLNEAFEKFGVKYILGYSDELNKKITNYSDVISIASNSIEPIEIEVSANKGWLMNLVK; from the coding sequence ATGTCACAAAAAATTTTAAATAGCAAAATTAAACATTTTTTACTTGTTGGCTTATTTTTGGCGGCCGTGTTTGTTTCGGCAGTGGTTGTTTGGCGCGCTCCAGCTTTATTTAAGGGATATACGGCTTACACTGTTTCTCCCAACGCGTTGATTGCCAGAAACCTTTATTTGGTTGATTCTTTTTCAATAGAGAATGATTTGAATGTGTTGCTTTCTTCAAATTTGGTTGAAGAAGAAGGACATCTTTCAAGATTTGGCAACAAACTGACTTCTTTTTCTTACGCTGAAGTTTTTAAATTTACGGGTTTTCCAAGCGAGAGTCGTTTTCTGTTGTTATCTGTTATTATCCATGCTTTAACTTTATTAATATTCACAATAGTTGTTCTTTATTTATTTAATATTAAAACAGCTTTAATTTTTTCTCTAATTTATGTTTTCATACCATTTAATTGGCAATTGCCGTATTATTTCGGTAATTATGAGTTTGCCTTATTCTTTTCATCTTTGTTTTTCTTGTTTTACTTTTTAGGGACAAACGAAAATAAAAATTATTTTTATTTAGTTATTTCGGGAGTGTTTTTGGCTTTAGCTGGATTGTCTAAAGAGACATTTTTATTGATTGTTCCGTTTTTATTCTTTTATTTATTGTTTTACAAAAAAAAATTAGCCCTAACATATATTCTTATTCCTTTTGTAATTATCTTCGCTGTTTTTTGGCTGCCGAGCGCGACAGAAAATACGAATATAAAACTTCTATTTACGGAGACATCGGAAGAAACTAAATCCTCTGATTTTGCTTCATACGGACATCTTTTTCCTGACCCATACACCTATCATTTTAAGTTTGATGAATTTATAGGAAACATTCAAAATCAAATAGAAAATAATGAACTTGATTTATCAAGCGAAGTATACTTTAAAAAAAATATGAGCAATTTGGCTTTTGGCCGCATTAATCCGTTTGACAGATTAATGGTTGGAACAATGATGCTATCAAAACACATATCAAAATTCTTTTCATTAGAAGGTATTGGCGGCGCTTTTGTTTTTCTTCTAATTTTAATTGGTGGAGCCGCGATTAGAAGAAAAAATAAGGATTTGTATTATTTTATTTTCTATTGGATTATTTCCTCCATTCTTATTTTCTCATATGCTGTTTTAGTGAGCAGGTCACATTTAATGGATTTTGGCTGGGCTTTGTCTTTACTAATTACCTTAGGAATATTATCTTTATCCGAAGCTATCGCAAATTATTTTGGATTAAAAGGCAAAAAATTAATTGTTGTCTATGCGGTGATTGTGATGTTGGTTTCGTATAATTTTGTTTTGGTTGGTCATGTTGTTTGGAATAATATTTATGACCATAATACTAACTTAGTAATTAAGTCATACGCTCAAGAGATAGAAAAGATGAATATTTCTGATGAAGATATTATTGCTGTTAATTTAAATCCGTCAGAAATAAATAACTTGAACTATATGACAGATAAGTCCCTTATTTCGTTTCAAGAAAAAACAGTAGAGGATTTATTGGAAGAAAACAAATTGAACGAGGCCTTTGAAAAATTCGGAGTGAAATATATTTTAGGATATAGCGACGAATTAAATAAAAAAATCACTAATTATAGTGATGTTATAAGTATTGCTTCTAATTCAATTGAACCAATAGAAATAGAAGTTTCCGCGAACAAGGGGTGGCTAATGAATTTAGTTAAGTAA
- a CDS encoding glycosyltransferase family 2 protein → MKLSVVIPTYNRRDTLIETLKAFSRQSYKNFEIIIVDDGSTDGTEEVVKGINLSLKIKYIFQQNKGPASARNLGIKQAKNEIIFFTGDDIIPSENLLEEHINIHRTANENISVLGYTKWAPQIRITPFRKYITDYHFAYPSINDENNVDWGYFYTSNVSIRKKFLEKTELFDEEFPYAAYEDSELGYRLFKNGMRTVFNKKAVAYHNHPINFKSYQKTMFNKGQSSIILAQKIPALEYKSKYKETKNPIRLFFKKLIFSKPIMFLTTEIICFLDKLLIPLPKIIYVKILDYYRVQGIKKATK, encoded by the coding sequence ATGAAATTAAGTGTAGTTATCCCAACTTACAATAGAAGAGATACTTTAATTGAAACGCTTAAAGCATTTTCTCGACAATCATACAAAAATTTTGAAATTATTATTGTGGACGATGGAAGCACTGATGGGACAGAGGAGGTTGTTAAAGGGATAAATTTGTCTCTCAAAATAAAATATATTTTCCAACAGAATAAAGGTCCTGCCAGCGCTCGAAATCTTGGCATCAAACAAGCAAAAAACGAAATTATTTTTTTCACAGGAGATGACATAATTCCTTCAGAAAATTTACTTGAGGAACATATTAATATTCACAGAACAGCAAATGAGAATATATCAGTTTTGGGTTATACTAAATGGGCGCCTCAAATCAGAATAACTCCTTTTAGAAAATATATTACCGATTATCATTTCGCTTATCCGTCTATTAACGATGAAAACAATGTTGATTGGGGATATTTTTATACCTCTAATGTTTCTATTCGTAAAAAATTTTTAGAAAAAACAGAATTATTTGACGAAGAATTTCCGTATGCCGCCTACGAAGATTCAGAATTGGGATATAGATTATTTAAAAATGGGATGAGAACAGTTTTTAATAAAAAGGCAGTCGCTTATCACAATCATCCAATTAATTTTAAGAGTTATCAAAAAACAATGTTTAACAAAGGACAATCATCTATTATTCTTGCTCAAAAAATCCCAGCACTTGAATATAAGTCTAAATATAAAGAAACTAAGAATCCGATAAGATTATTTTTTAAAAAACTTATTTTTAGTAAGCCAATAATGTTTTTAACGACCGAAATTATTTGTTTTTTAGATAAGTTGCTTATTCCCTTGCCCAAAATAATTTATGTCAAAATTTTAGATTATTATCGCGTTCAAGGAATAAAGAAAGCGACAAAATAA
- a CDS encoding radical SAM protein: MNFRPLLSFYKNNPDYIKFFLRSLPGRSKPFYSLIFQITNVCNSRCVTCFNWKILNKDIDKELTLKEIEKFTKKLGDLHTVTIGGGEPFLRDDLVEIVGCFNRNNNIKMVAIPTNCLSVDKILTKTEEILNRFKGGVKIGLSLDGIGKDHDKIRGIEGNFEKFLETYRGLSKLKKKYSKLRLRICTTVFNLNIDKVVDLVKYVENNLPEADIYGGLELLRGDYNQSKVKEADLNKFAQVVEILKKENKNENNFYKRVIIPIYHRLSLDILRKKKQIISCRISAFYPVVDALGNVYPCENRKKIGNLREFDYDLTEIWQSEEAKRMRKSIRKKECYCAHSCYQIPNIYLSPKMIFKIIKGEY, translated from the coding sequence ATGAATTTTAGACCATTGTTAAGTTTTTATAAAAATAATCCAGATTATATAAAGTTTTTTTTGAGGTCTTTGCCTGGGAGATCCAAACCTTTTTATAGTTTGATTTTTCAAATAACTAATGTTTGCAATTCTCGTTGTGTTACTTGTTTTAATTGGAAAATTTTAAACAAAGACATAGATAAAGAGTTGACCCTAAAAGAGATAGAAAAATTTACTAAAAAATTGGGTGATTTGCATACCGTAACTATCGGGGGCGGCGAGCCATTTTTACGGGATGATTTAGTGGAAATCGTTGGTTGTTTTAATAGAAACAACAATATTAAGATGGTGGCTATTCCGACCAACTGTTTATCGGTTGATAAAATTTTAACCAAAACAGAGGAAATATTAAATAGATTTAAGGGCGGAGTTAAGATTGGATTGTCATTGGATGGCATTGGCAAGGACCATGATAAAATTAGGGGAATTGAAGGTAATTTTGAAAAATTCTTGGAAACCTATAGGGGGCTGTCTAAATTAAAGAAAAAATATTCAAAATTAAGATTAAGAATATGTACGACGGTTTTTAACTTAAACATTGATAAAGTTGTTGATTTAGTAAAATATGTTGAAAACAATCTACCAGAGGCGGATATTTATGGCGGATTAGAGTTATTGAGAGGGGATTATAATCAAAGTAAAGTAAAGGAAGCGGATTTGAACAAATTTGCCCAAGTTGTAGAGATATTAAAAAAAGAAAATAAAAACGAAAATAATTTTTATAAAAGAGTGATTATTCCGATTTATCACAGATTATCTTTGGATATTTTGAGAAAAAAAAAGCAAATTATCTCTTGCCGCATATCCGCTTTTTATCCAGTGGTTGACGCCTTGGGTAATGTTTACCCTTGCGAAAACAGAAAAAAAATTGGCAACTTAAGAGAATTTGATTATGATTTGACTGAAATCTGGCAATCAGAAGAAGCAAAAAGAATGAGAAAATCAATTAGAAAAAAAGAATGTTATTGCGCGCATTCATGCTACCAAATTCCAAATATTTATTTAAGCCCAAAAATGATTTTCAAAATTATTAAAGGTGAATATTAA
- a CDS encoding glycosyltransferase family 2 protein encodes MKNYPKVSIIIVTWNGIRHVSDCLESVLKSTYPNYEIIVVDNGSKDGTPELISKKFPEVRLIKKEKNLGFTGGNNEGIKQAEGEILFLLNDDTKIHSKLIEVLVGELESSPEMGIVGPKIYFMDKPNEIWFAGGKIDWAKSDSFHLGRGLTDKELIGDSKKEVDFITGCSLMIKKEVVDKIGLLDDVFFAFYEDADWCQKAKKAGYQVLYIPFGGVWHIKSATASHVFLDDLMSQIENKKIIARIKIYLKIIRRYLSNVNGQKYRHYRNRFIFYIRHANFKYKITFLIRFVFIFTPQFLWTVLVWTPWYMLKIIKKRIYEF; translated from the coding sequence ATGAAAAATTATCCTAAAGTATCCATTATTATTGTCACATGGAATGGCATCCGGCATGTCTCTGATTGTCTTGAATCGGTTCTTAAATCAACTTATCCAAATTATGAAATTATCGTGGTTGATAATGGTTCAAAAGATGGAACGCCAGAATTGATTAGTAAAAAATTTCCAGAAGTCAGGTTGATTAAAAAAGAAAAAAACTTAGGTTTTACAGGGGGTAATAATGAAGGAATAAAACAGGCAGAAGGAGAAATTCTTTTTTTATTGAATGATGACACAAAAATTCATTCAAAACTAATTGAGGTTTTGGTTGGGGAGTTAGAAAGTTCGCCGGAGATGGGCATCGTTGGTCCAAAAATATACTTCATGGACAAGCCAAATGAAATTTGGTTTGCTGGCGGGAAAATAGATTGGGCAAAGAGCGATAGTTTCCATTTGGGCAGAGGATTAACAGACAAAGAATTGATAGGCGATTCAAAAAAAGAAGTCGATTTTATTACGGGTTGTTCATTAATGATTAAAAAAGAAGTAGTGGATAAGATTGGATTATTAGATGATGTGTTCTTTGCTTTTTATGAAGATGCTGATTGGTGTCAAAAAGCAAAAAAAGCCGGCTATCAAGTTCTCTATATTCCATTTGGTGGCGTTTGGCACATTAAGTCAGCTACGGCTAGTCATGTTTTTTTAGATGATTTAATGTCGCAGATTGAGAATAAAAAAATAATCGCAAGAATTAAAATTTACCTAAAAATAATTAGACGATATTTGTCTAATGTTAATGGACAAAAATATAGGCATTACAGAAACCGCTTTATCTTTTATATAAGACATGCTAATTTTAAGTATAAGATTACTTTTTTAATTAGATTCGTTTTCATTTTTACTCCTCAATTTTTGTGGACGGTTCTTGTTTGGACGCCGTGGTATATGTTAAAAATAATTAAAAAGCGCATTTATGAATTTTAG
- a CDS encoding oligosaccharide flippase family protein, which yields MISKFKDFTKISFVQDVGILQVGKFFSILLSVSTSVVLARLLRPELYGIYGLIFAFVGLVGIFMNWGGMYAGLTLLAGVYAKKDKQEIKNVLTYFLKITLLAVGAVGILSVFLAPFLTNLLYHNSQIGHWARMVLLATFLSVIYNFLIIVLQVLRRIKELTILETFNKFIYSLLPIVFVLLGWGLLGVVWGNFISALVLFILSIIYYFSLIKKDELLPTFRQIFSNFKQIRLKKYFNFGFSIALDKNIGNLISILPVIFLGIFASVQEVGYFKIAFGYIAIPSMLLEPVARLLTVQLPKSKTYNLQTLKNHFYKTVFYSGFISALLIIPFIILAPYLIKFFYGMEYIHSIQIVYYLAVLIIFSGFSVGLSAFYRTVNKMKISIILNIFHVAVMALLIFILVKIYSALMAVILSLIFCSAFFLALHLFVVRNIFKNEKLS from the coding sequence ATGATTTCTAAATTTAAAGATTTTACTAAAATATCATTTGTCCAAGATGTCGGTATTTTGCAGGTGGGTAAGTTTTTTTCTATTCTTCTGAGCGTATCTACTTCTGTTGTTTTGGCTCGTTTGTTGCGTCCTGAATTATATGGAATTTACGGCTTGATTTTTGCTTTTGTTGGTTTAGTTGGAATTTTTATGAATTGGGGCGGAATGTATGCTGGTTTGACGCTTTTGGCTGGGGTCTATGCTAAAAAGGATAAACAGGAAATTAAGAATGTTCTGACTTATTTTTTAAAAATTACTCTTTTGGCTGTTGGCGCGGTAGGGATACTAAGCGTTTTTTTAGCCCCCTTTTTAACTAATTTGCTTTATCATAATAGTCAGATAGGCCATTGGGCAAGAATGGTTTTATTAGCTACTTTTTTGAGTGTTATTTATAATTTTCTTATAATTGTTTTACAGGTTCTTCGCAGAATTAAAGAGTTAACAATTTTAGAGACCTTTAATAAATTCATTTATAGTTTGTTGCCCATCGTTTTTGTTTTATTGGGCTGGGGTTTGCTTGGAGTGGTTTGGGGTAATTTTATATCTGCTCTTGTTCTTTTTATTTTATCTATCATCTATTATTTTTCGTTAATTAAGAAAGACGAGCTTTTACCAACCTTTAGACAAATATTTTCTAATTTCAAGCAAATAAGATTAAAGAAATATTTTAATTTTGGTTTTTCAATTGCCTTGGATAAGAATATAGGTAATCTTATTTCTATTTTGCCAGTTATATTTTTAGGTATTTTTGCTTCTGTTCAGGAAGTAGGTTATTTTAAAATTGCTTTTGGATATATTGCTATTCCCTCAATGCTTTTGGAGCCAGTTGCTCGTCTTTTGACTGTTCAATTGCCGAAATCTAAGACATATAATTTACAAACTCTAAAAAACCATTTTTACAAAACAGTTTTTTATTCGGGTTTTATCTCTGCTCTGTTGATTATTCCTTTTATTATTTTAGCTCCTTATCTAATTAAATTTTTTTATGGGATGGAGTATATTCACAGTATCCAGATAGTGTATTATTTGGCTGTTTTAATTATTTTTTCCGGTTTTAGCGTCGGTTTGAGCGCTTTTTATAGAACGGTCAATAAAATGAAAATTTCCATTATACTCAATATTTTCCATGTGGCGGTAATGGCTTTGTTGATATTTATTTTAGTGAAAATTTATAGCGCTCTAATGGCCGTGATTTTATCCTTAATTTTTTGTTCTGCTTTCTTTTTGGCGTTACATCTTTTTGTTGTTAGAAATATTTTTAAAAATGAAAAATTATCCTAA
- a CDS encoding glycosyltransferase family 2 protein yields the protein MNPFVIIPACNEEKTISQVIEGVREYTENIIVIDDGSNDSTYELARKSTQNIQNAVVLRHNVNLGKGAALKTGCQAAIQLGSEVIVLIDADGQHSPADIPNLVKKLQEEKLDIVFGSRKINREIPFVRFLGNRFLTKSINFLSCVSITDTQSGFKAFRSEIYPKIAWTSSDYRAETEMIINVGKNNLKYGQTPIQTIYKNAHKGATIIDGIKIFFNLLKWKL from the coding sequence ATGAACCCTTTCGTAATCATTCCGGCTTGCAATGAAGAGAAAACCATATCTCAAGTTATTGAGGGGGTTAGAGAATATACTGAAAATATTATTGTTATTGACGACGGATCAAATGATAGCACTTATGAATTGGCTCGCAAATCAACCCAAAACATTCAAAACGCCGTTGTCTTAAGACATAATGTCAATTTAGGAAAGGGCGCCGCGCTGAAAACAGGATGCCAAGCGGCAATTCAATTAGGTTCCGAGGTAATTGTTTTAATAGACGCCGATGGTCAGCACTCTCCTGCAGACATACCAAATTTGGTCAAGAAACTACAAGAAGAAAAATTAGATATTGTTTTTGGGTCAAGAAAAATCAATAGAGAAATTCCTTTTGTAAGGTTTTTAGGAAACAGATTTTTAACTAAATCAATAAACTTCCTTTCATGTGTGTCAATAACTGATACTCAATCAGGATTTAAAGCATTCAGGTCTGAAATTTACCCAAAGATCGCATGGACATCAAGTGATTATAGAGCTGAAACAGAAATGATTATTAATGTAGGGAAAAATAATTTAAAATACGGGCAAACACCAATTCAAACAATTTACAAAAACGCTCATAAGGGCGCGACTATTATTGACGGGATAAAAATATTTTTTAATCTTTTGAAGTGGAAGTTATAA
- a CDS encoding DUF2304 domain-containing protein: MILGIQIIGIIFGLLMIYFSFLHYKRQEFSKIQFLFWEIVWGVFILIVVFPKITNGIVHKMGVNRAMDLLTILGLMFITFMTFYNYTSIYRLKQKLEEKVRKETLRELDK; the protein is encoded by the coding sequence ATGATTTTAGGAATTCAAATTATAGGAATCATTTTCGGCCTTTTAATGATTTATTTTAGTTTTCTGCATTATAAGCGCCAAGAATTTAGCAAGATTCAATTTTTGTTTTGGGAGATTGTTTGGGGCGTATTTATCTTAATTGTTGTTTTTCCAAAAATAACCAATGGCATTGTTCATAAAATGGGCGTAAATAGAGCGATGGATCTGCTAACAATTTTAGGGCTTATGTTTATCACCTTTATGACTTTCTATAATTACACTTCAATTTATAGGCTTAAACAAAAATTAGAAGAAAAAGTCAGAAAAGAAACCTTGAGAGAATTAGACAAATGA